The genomic stretch GTGTATGGCTATACTGGTCATAATCCATCTCTCCATACGAATAGCTAAGGGAGTCCCAGTACTCCTTCATGGCAAATTATGGCATGCTCACATCAATGGAGCTCTTGACGTAACCTTCCCAAAACCCATGGACGAAATTAAGTCTCCAACCATCATATCCATTATCTTCCCTGCAAATATTAAGAGAAAAGTAATTTTCATAACTTTAAACAGAATCAAGTCTCCAACCATCGGCCAACTTCACTAAAAGAGTTGTTTAATAAATCAAGACGACCCTAACTAACCTCAGCCAGCGCAACCATTTTGTTATATCTTTTCTAACAAAATCCTGCCAATGATCAGTGTTTGGAGCTGCATGGAAGTTATCTCTGCTACTCTTGTTGCTGTTACCTTGAAATCGAAGAACAAAGATCTCTTATTAAGATAGAGGGATTTAGAGGCAAGGGGAGGGGAGAAAAGGAGGACAATTCTCATTGTTTGGTTAGCATTTTTGGCTGGAAGAAAATGAAGGGATCTGACCCCAACTTAAAGATTCAAGGTTAAAGAGCTCCTTAAATCTTTGAGTTGGGTGGAATTCCTTAAATTTTCCTTAAAGATTCAAGGTTCCTTCAAGAGGGTTGGATTTGAGGTAGTTACTATGACTACAAGTTGCCCTATATGCACAAGTCAAAGTTAGCAAAAGCAGGTTTGTTACCAAATTATTTACAGGTAGACCTAGATTTAGTTAGAACTACCGTCAGTTATTTACAGAATGTAGATGCAGCAAATGGTATATAATAGCTAATGGCAGCTCTTCAAATGGTTAACCAAAAGTAGGATCATCAAATTTATTTGATGTTTTTGTGTTAGAAAGCAATTGGTACATGCTTTGCCTTGGTGAAGTTAACATGAGACAAATATGCTTTTTTGAGGAAAGTGTAAGACAAACATCAGTATGTCAACAAACATAACTGAAGTAAAGGTATATTTACTACAGTATGTTTTCTTTTAAGTTGTATATTGGAGAGTTACATATCCTTACACTTTAGCATGTTGGAATACTGCAACTACTTCACGATGATCTATCATAATTTTCAGGTACTTGCTTACTCTTGTCACATTTAGGAATAGTTAAACCTATATAAGAACGGAAACTTTTGGAGTTAGGGTAATGCGTTTCTAATGAAAGTGATTAAATGATTGAAATACTTCAACTCTTTGGAGAAGCTCTTGTTCAAGGAATATGTCAAAGTTGTTAAAACTCTTTAAAGGCGACAAAAACTGACAAATGAGGAACAGTCTGTTCTTATGTTAGCTGGAACACAAACTACAGCCTGTTAGAAGTATTTTGCATCACTTTGTTGTCTCCTGTCCCAGAGACTATGGATAGAAAAAAAACCCTACTGAAAACAGTAATAGTCTGATATCTCTAAGGATAGGTGTTACACACTTAAACGATCTATATTTCAATACCTTGAAACCAACGAATGAGCTTTAGCAATTCCAATAGCAGGAACAGATGGAAGAAAATCATAGCCAGCCAAGACACACATTTCTGTGTACAAAAAGAAATTTAAGAATGAGCTTTTCACATAATACTTTTATCAGCTTTTTAGTAGAATAAAAAATTAAAGTTGTTCTCTTTCAATGTTAAATGCTATGCACTAAATCACTGATATTCAAGTATCCAACATGAACTACAAATTAGGCAACAAATAAAACAAGAACCCCAAAATCAACTTAATTGACTTGAACTTACCTATAAATAAACTCTATTGAAGTTTCTGAATGATGGTTTGAGATCGGTGGAGCTGAATACCTTTGTCTAGAGCAATTATCTCTTCACCATTGTCAAAATGATCCATTTTAAATATAATCTATGTACAAACATAAAAATAATGCCATCATGCCAAGTGGTCAGAACATTTAAAGGCCATGTGTAAAGCACAAAAGTTTTTACAGATGAACATATGCCAACAGATAACTATCTTCACTAATCACAGCCTGAATGCCACCTTCACTTTCTGCAAGGCTAAGATAAGTATGCCAATTATTGTGCATCGAATTCATATGGAGCAACCGTAAGCTCTACATTTTCTTGCCGTAAGACCTAAACCATTTTTCAGGTTAGCTGAAATATAACTGATAAAGCGATGCTCAAGGTATCTATCTATAGTAGATGTCATACCTGAATCAGTTGGTGTGACATGACAGGCGGGATGCTGATGGATCTCTAACAAAATAGAAATTAGCAATGAAATTGCATATTAGCATCAATGTACACTTCGTAAAGAAATGattaggacggagggagtaatatataCATGGAAGAGGTCACTGGCAGCATTAACATTGCCTTCTCTAAGTTTCTCCATCGCCATTTCCCTATTCGCTTTTCTCTTCCTAACAAAAATTACAACTTTCGCGTCACTTAAATTTCAATCAACCTAAATGATATTGTAAGTCCGATACAAAAATAAGCAACCCAATCACATAAAGTTGAGTTGTGATATGCCTGTAACGATCGTTTTCGATTGCTGCCTTACATAAAATGTTGCCGCCATCAAATATCGCAACTGGTTTTATCTTATGGTGTCTGGGTAAATTAATCATATGCATAAAGTAATTAATGCATTGGTATTGCTCGTCATCCTCTGAATTTAAACAAAGCTCCATGCTACATTATTATGCTCGAATCACTAAAAAATTGAACATTTCGGTTAATTAGAAATCCGTTCTATTTTAGAGAATGAAGAACAGATGGAGCAATCAGAAGATGAAACGGAGCCACCATCTCCACCTCTGGTCAAGATCACTCATAATGATGTGGCTGGTGAGGTTGCTCATTGGTCTACTTCGGTTTTTTGTTATGTCTTAAGAGCTAACCCCCTAGTAATGTTATATCTGGGTTTGTCAAGAGGGTGTGGCAGGCTCAAGGGCTTGACAAAGTCTCATTTATGCCAAATGGGATCTTCTTAGTCAGGTTCAAAACGGGGAAAGTAGTAATTAGACCCCTTTACTTTAGTCAATTGTGAAATCTAACCCCTTAACTTTTAATTGGGGTAATTAACCCCCTTAACTTTTGCAAAATGTGAAATTAAATCCTTCTTTAATTTTCCGGCCAATATCTCACCGGAATTTCATTTTATCATCCTTGGTTTTATGGAGAAACAAATTTTATAAGAATCGTCAATTCATCATGATTCATAAATTGTACGGTTCAATCAATTCCATTTTTGCGAATTAAACAAAAGGAGTATTATCTACTATTAAATACATACATATTCTATCATCATTCTCAATCAAATATTTGCAGATTTGTTATCCTAGAAGAATAATTGCAAGTATACTATACGAGGGGAATAATGCATTACCATCTTATTCAGTTATGCCTAATAATATATAACATAGAATGAAACACAAGTTCATATCCATACATTTTCATTAACGTGCTCCGAATAAATTGCTGCCTCCAAGAGATTTAACAAATAAAAGGGTATTTTGTGTATAGATGAATCTATAAATCCACGGAAAAAATACATATTATGAAAGACTACATCCATTGTTATCAGAATCCCGATTCAATTCTAAAATTTCACGATTTTACGATTCCACAATGGAGGATGATAGAATTTTAATGAAATTCCGGTGAGGTATTGGCCAGAAAATTAAAGAAGGGTTTAATTTCACATTTTGGAAAAGATAAGGGGTCAATTACTCCAATTAAAAGTTAAGGGGTTAGATTTCACAATTTACTAAAGTAAAGGGGCCTAATTACCACTTCCCCGGGTTCAAAACTAAGGCGCGGCAACATGAGGTATTATCTAATGGTCACCTTTTGTTTGACAATAAACCTATAATTGTCAAAGAATGGACACCTGAGACTGTTTTGATTAACCATGATGTTAAGAAAGTACCAATTTGGATGAAGATTTTTGGATTAGATGTGAAATACTGGGGTTTGGAGAGCCTCAAAAAACTATGTGGGTCTGTGGGTACTTTCATCAAATGTGATGGTGCCACAACTCATAAGGATTTTTTGGGGTTTGCGAGGATTATGATAGAAGTTGATATAGGTCAGCACTTCCCAACTGCAATTTCTTTTATTGATGAGCATGGAGTGACTCAATCAGTACGTGTAGTGTATGATTGGCTTCCGTTATTGTGCACTGCGTGTAAGGGTATGGGTCATGTAGTTGCAGATTGCAGGAAGGGGGTCCCCAAACCTGTGGTGAGAAAGGTGTGGAAACCCAGGGTGACATTGCCTACTGTGCAGGTACCTACTCCTAAGGTGCCTGTTTAGAGGGTATCACCTAAGAGTGGTAGGGTTATAGTCCAGTAGGTAGTTCCACAGACACCAAATGTTGTGACTCCTGTGGTGATGAACAAACCTTTTGTTGAGCACTCTATTCCTCGCGGATTCATAACGAGGCTGCTTCGTTCAGAGAATGTGGAGAAGAGATCTTTCACTCCAAGTGGACTGCCATTTATGGAAGCTTTATCTCAGTCAATCCAGAAAACTAGACAGGGAATGGTGTTGAATAAATTTGTTGAGAGGGGAGAATCTAGCAAGACCAGCCTAGAGAATGGATAGTTGTGGAGCATGGAATATTAGGGGACTGAATAATCCtgcaaaacaaaaagaaataagGAGAATCTTACTCCAGAATAAAGTGGGATTGTTTGGCTTGGTATAGACAAAAATAAGGAGTAATAGTTGGAATAAAGCTAGAAGTACAATCTGTGACCAGTGGTCCATATGCACCAATTTTAGCCTACATAAAAGAGGCAGAATTTGGGTAATGTGGGATCCTTTGGTTGTGGAAGTAGATATTTGTGATGTCACAAATCAACGTATCCATGCAAAAGTTTATGATAAAGCTAGAATGAAGAAGTTTTGGTACACTGTAGTGTATGGGTTTAACAAAGTAGCAGAAAGGGAAACTTTGTGGAATAACATTAGGAGATATCATGGGAGCATCAATGGTCCATGGATTATCTGTGGAGATTTTAATGTTGTGATGGGTAGTAATGAGAGAATTGGAGGCAATCCTGTCACTCATGCTGATATTAGGCTTCTTCTTCAGTTAGTACAGGATTGTAACTTGGTGGATTTGAAAGCAAAGGGCAATTTCTTCACTTGGAATAACAAACATGAGATAGGTACTAATGATTACAGTAAAATTGATAGGGTGCTGTGTAATGATGATTGGGTGGATATCTTTCCTACCAGCCGTGTCCATTTCCTACCAGAAGGCATGTTTGACCATAGTCCTTGCCTGGTCAAATTTGATGAAGAGATACAGGGGAAGGGAAGAACTTTTAAGTATTTCAATTTGTGGGCATTGGCAAAAGAATTTGACCATAGTCCTTGCTTGGTCAAATTTGATGGATTTCAGGGTGCGTGTAATGAGATGGAACTTGCTCAATATTTGCTGAAAAATGTTGTAGCTCTTTAGCATTAGCTCTTCAGCAGATGGTTATTGTAATTCCGTTGCGGCTGTTCCTCAAGTGGAGAAGTGGCAAACAGGTATTGTCCCTGTTGTTCGTGGAGATAAGTAATAGCTACCACCCTACTTCAAGATATGAAAACAACTGCGGAATTGGTTATTCTGGGCGTTTCATTTATTGCACCGAATGGTTGATAATGAGGTTTCTCGAGAGTGAGTTTTTGTCTCGCTGGATCTTAGGCTTGATTTGATATGGTTCAAACTAAATGTTATTGTGGGTGGCTGTCATTGCATGTCGGTTCATGGCCTTTAGTTGTTCTACTACAGCTCACATAATGGCTCAAGGTGGTTCAGTTACGATTGGCATATATTTTGAGCGGCTCGATTTGGGTAATCTGTCATCTGTCATCTGTAAATGTAACTGTAACTGTAACTGATACCTCCATACACAACTGATACCTCCATCATCAGGATTAAGAGGAAATGGAAAGGAGAGAAATGTGAGGGGAAAAGAGGAAAAGAGAAGAAAGTGAACAAAAGGCGGGGAGGAAAAGGGGGAAAAGGAGAGTATGGTATTGGGAGAGAGAGTAAAGAAAGTATAGCAGTCCGTAAGAAATAGCGTAGGGTGAAAAAATGGAACAGAGATTGCGGGAAAAGAGAGTATGGTATTGGACTATTGGCAACAGAAGCCCAAGGTAGTAGAGGCACAAGCACATAGCCCATAAAAGGGGAGCAAATGAGCAATGTTCATAATGAACGGTTATGTGCCTTACCCATATTTTAGTAAGGTAGGTAGATAATCATTTAATCACCTAtcagttgtattttgttaaaaaatTAAGTCACGTAAGAGGAGGTGATGCAAGTTTTTAAATACTTTGTTGTGCAGCTTATACAACACATGATTGTATAAGCTACCGTTGAACTAAGAATAAACTAAAAATGATCACTACGGTTGAATTTAgagtattataataatattttgtttttaaaatGTCGACATAATTTAAATTTAGCATTAAATTTAGAGCATTATagtaattaaaaaaaacaaaaaagaaaaactaCTCCGTTCATAGTATTATATTTATGGTCGTTTTCATTTAAATTTGATTCCAAAATTATTATTCCCTTTCTAAATCTAGTAATGAAAAACTTTAGTTATCTAATATTATCCCTAAGTAATTAATTAACACTATAACCACCATTAAAACTAATATCTCAACTCTTCTTTAATTTAAAAGGTAATGTTGATAATCTAccataattttattttttaatctTTCCAAATTAAAAAGGGACAATTAAAATTAGGTGGAGGAAAAGTAAGTGTAGTTTGAAATTTGAGTAAAAAGTAGTAGTAAGAAGTAATTGAATACATTTATGTACCGTAATATTACGCGACAAGCAAACAACTAAAGAGTAGTTGGCACTAGACATACTTCATTTCACTATTTCAGTACttgtgaaacaaaaaaaaaaggcttGGGATACCGAGAATTGTAAGTTTAAGAAAGGCAAAAATGGCGGGTCCACGAAGAGGTAGCTTAGGAAGCCGAAGAGGCAGAGGGAAAAGAGGAAGAAGTACAGAGGAAGAACAATTTGAAGACATGACGCCTCAACCTCATCCTCCTCGTCCTGCACGTCAATTCACTCCTAAGGTGCTTTTTTAACCCTCTTTCTAATTTTAATGGAATCTTGGTTTTTTGTGCTGTTGTAGTTGGTAGTGTAAGTGGAGTCCAATTTCTCTCCATtttctaaaaagaaatggagaggcaagttCCTATGAATGGTTCAGATCGTATTTTGACAACATCTAACGGTTataaatttacgcataaaaataaaggagaaatgaaaatgaagggataattattatttaaatagattgtgaaaggaaatggagagaaaagaaatggagaggatacCATGTAGGCAACATCTAGGGTTTTTCTACACGGTACCGTCTTATTTTTTTTGTCGTGCTAGTAGACTTTAGGGGGTACAACTAGAGCTGGCAaaagctgacccgacccgagtAACCCGACTCGAACTGCCCGAAAACCGACCCGATAACACCCGAAAAAACAATGAACCGAAAccgacccaacccgacccgtAGGTCAACTGTTAACCGATATAACCCGAAATGGAATGAACCGAACCGACTTGtgacccaacccgacccgacTTGTAACCCGAGTTTGTGTACAAAccgacccaacccgacccgacccgtgatTTGATTTacaacccgatatgacccgaaccgACTCGACCCGAATCAACTCGACTTCAACCCGACCCAAATTGGTGTAACCAATATTCTGAttgtatttaaaaaaaaaaaataagaattgCAAGTTATTACTCGACAATATTGCTTAGCCATAAAACCTCAAAACTCACTTAACATACTTAACATTTGAAAGTGTATATCAACATATCGTTTGTAAGAATTATTGTTTAACACAAATATATTATTATctaattgaagaaaaattatcATCTTCCGTTTATTGAAGACTAAAAATTCATGTCCTATAAACTAGAAATGCGTGTCCATAAGACTAAAAATCCACGTCCATTTGACTCATTGTAAAGATCAAAAACTTGTCATCCTCAAATCATCATTCATTAAACACAAACTAATATTAATATTGTTGGTTACAGAACTACTTGCTCCAGGGCTACATGCCTACATTGCTACGATAGTCACAAAATTAATCACAAAGCATCTGAGAAGCAAATGCAGAACAATAGCAATTAGCTATCCTGGTAATACTGTCAAAGTGTCAATACATTTACCATCACAAAAATGGCCAACCTATACATTTTCCAACACTAAAAACGGTAGCCAAGAAAAGTTTAACAATCTCCGGTAAGTTTTATAGAAAAAGAGCAGCCCATAACAATCAATCAAAAGAGCCTGGAGGTGTAatctaccatacttcatgcttgCCATGTGCCCATACCCATGCTACTGTCACTGAGAAAGGGCAAACAAGAGTAAAAACCATACATAATATGCACATTACAAAACAATTAGGCATTTAGTTTTATGGCTATATGAATAGTAGTATGAATAGATTTACTTACTGTGCAACTTTAATTTATGCTATCTCCTCATCATCTGAGTTAGCGTCATCAACAACCACTCCAATTTCATCCAATTCTACATAACCAATTAAAAAATTAAGTGTAATAAAGTTAAGCAACTAAACATTACATAAACTAGATAAATAAATTAACATTTACAAAGGTAAAAAATTTACCTTCATAGCCAAACAACCAGTTGCGAGTGGTCACCAGAGCTTCCACATTTTTGGATAAGAGGGAACTCCTCCACTTATTTAAGATCCTCCCACCCATACTAAAACTAGACTCGGATGCTACACTAGTTATGGGTATAGCTAATATGTCCCTTGCCATAGAAGAGAGTACAGGAAACATGTTCACTTTTCTACTCCAATAACCTAATACATCCAACTTCTCTTTTCGCGGCACGAAACCAACTAAAGAAtcagtttatatttggatctgTTTTACACTAATAATGAAGTTCTACCCAATACGAAACCAACTAAAGAATCAGTAATGAAGTTATTAATTTACTTTTATAAATGTGTGTATATCTGAAATAATTAAACACGGTCACGTTAATGGAGTTGACATATCCATAGTAATGTTTACTCGTCAGTGGCTCATTACGTTTGCTTGATTGTGTTATCCATTGTTTACTCGTCAGTGACTCAGTACATTAATACTGTTAAACGTTAATATCAAATGTAAAGTATAGAAAAGTCATTAGATTTATCTAATATTATAACTTGAACATCTATGATTATTGTAGTTCTTATTTCATCATATTAATACTCGAGGATTGGCTAAATCATGACTAGTCTCGAAAATCTCGATCCTATAAATCGCTCATTGTTTCATTTTAGTTAAACCTTTCTTAAAGGCTACTAGGTTGGTGACATTATATGATCACTATACAAGATTTGCCAAAATCGCTCACCTTAAGTCAAATAAGCTATTTGTATAAATTTAAGTCTTACGAAGACTAACACACCGGCCTAACTCTCAAAGTCAAAAGTTATACCGATCAGACTCACAATTGATCAGGTGTTTTGACCCGACTTAATAATTTACCTGACACGGCAACACACGACCAAACCAAATTAAGCCGAACTCGACCCGATTAATTTTTTTTACCTAACCCAAAAAAACCCGAAATGAACCGAACTCAACTCGATTCAATACTTTGACCCGACCCACAAAAACCCGAACCGAACTGATCTCGACCCGATTAAAAACTTTGACCCAACATGACCCGACCCATATAATGACCCGACATaacttgacccgacccgacccgaactaaGCTTActgttgacccgacccgatagcGACCCGACCCAAACCGAACCGAACTGAAGAACAAATTGACCCGACtcaacccgaacccgatatgatccgacccgctttgacccgacccataaccgacccgagtgacccgattgccacctcttgGTACaacacatattttacaagttagAATTTCAGAAATTTgaagggtaccatgtagaaaacCTTAGATGTATTTCGGTCTATTTTAGGGGCTAACCAAAAGAAAATGCAAATTGCTCAACTTGTATTGCAATTGCGAATTTTGTTTTAAGAAATGTATCCATTTCGCTCTTGAGATTTATGCGGGCTCCTTATTATATATAGTACATTTGGGTTTAGTACTGTTCCCTGTTGTCTGGATTGTGGTAGTAAATATTTGACGCTTTTCAGCATTTCTTATCTTGGATTGCTTAGTATTAGCAGCAGGAAGTCTTGGAATTGACTATTCTCTGCAAATTTCTGCATTTGACAGATAATTCGCACTCCTGATGATTTGGAGACCTTTACAAGCCCTTGTACCCATGGAGGATCAACACTCATAAGGAGGGTTATAGACAATGAAAATGTCTACGCTCCAAGAGAACTCCTCACTCAAACTTCTCGAGGACATTTGACCCCAATCTTGACAACTCTCGACTCTGACCACCAAGATTATTCTCATTTACGTCTTGAAATTGGTTCTAGCGATTCAACCTCGCAGGGAACACAAGAACAAAAATATATGGAAGCCCCCCTTTACCTCAAGTCAGGCTCACACAAATCAAACAGTACTGAAAAGGAAAATGCCATGTATGATGTGTTTGACGGTGCATTAGTTGCTGCCGGAACTCAGCATATTACAAGTCTTCAGTTGGAGAACGCTAATTCTCTTATGGTCGTATCAGCCGTGAACTTACCAACAATGGATGCCCTTCCTTGGTCTGCCACTCATAAGAATGCATCACAGTCACATGAATATGACAAAGAAGATAGCCATCAGGGTTTTCCATCTCCAGCCAACCTACATGAAAATGTCGGGTCAAGTAGTACTAACAATGGGTCAAAAGCTTCTAGTTTAAATACCACACAGATAGTTGAGGAAATGGGGTTTTGTAAAGTTTCTGAAGCGGAATCTATGGGGCCTGTTAATGCGCCTATCTCCTTGGAGGGTTATAATTATAAAGTGAAGCCCCATTATGTTGGTCTACTAACCTCTATTCTGTCCAACTATGGAGATATTGGCGCAAACTGCTCCATGGAATCGGTCACTTTCCGTTCAATTTGCATGGAGCATGTATGCGACATTGTTCAAACCTTGAAGAATACCACCCTCA from Silene latifolia isolate original U9 population chromosome 2, ASM4854445v1, whole genome shotgun sequence encodes the following:
- the LOC141643004 gene encoding uncharacterized protein LOC141643004, with the translated sequence MAGPRRGSLGSRRGRGKRGRSTEEEQFEDMTPQPHPPRPARQFTPKIIRTPDDLETFTSPCTHGGSTLIRRVIDNENVYAPRELLTQTSRGHLTPILTTLDSDHQDYSHLRLEIGSSDSTSQGTQEQKYMEAPLYLKSGSHKSNSTEKENAMYDVFDGALVAAGTQHITSLQLENANSLMVVSAVNLPTMDALPWSATHKNASQSHEYDKEDSHQGFPSPANLHENVGSSSTNNGSKASSLNTTQIVEEMGFCKVSEAESMGPVNAPISLEGYNYKVKPHYVGLLTSILSNYGDIGANCSMESVTFRSICMEHVCDIVQTLKNTTLKVMTKKQLQSMMASISDLEKERVDVGWLRKRLDEIFEVEKAIVELEESSNLKKLHGEQLTKVETIKEKLEEYKRAIDDLQKKVNLAESDLSVAETQVSETENSISDFKAKMM